A genomic stretch from Microtus pennsylvanicus isolate mMicPen1 chromosome 11, mMicPen1.hap1, whole genome shotgun sequence includes:
- the Mmp28 gene encoding matrix metalloproteinase-28 isoform X3, with translation MVTGVSLLLRALPLVLWGCRDAQPARLGYPELRQEAEAFLEKYGYFSEQGSKAAASTQFSNAIREFQWVSQLPVSGVLDQATLRQMTRPRCGVADTDSHAAWAERISALFAGHRAKMRRKKRFAKPGVGPS, from the exons ATGGTGACTGGCGTGAGTCTCCTGCTGCGCGCCCTGCCGCTGGTGTTGTGGGGCTGCCGGGATGCACAGCCCGCCCGGCTAGGATACCCGGAGCTGCGCCAGGAGGCGGAG GCATTCCTGGAGAAGTACGGATACTTCAGCGAGCAGGGCTCCAAAGCTGCGGCCTCCACTCAGTTCAGCAATGCTATCAG AGAGTTCCAGTGGGTGTCGCAGCTGCCCGTCAGTGGTGTGCTGGACCAGGCCACACTGCGTCAGATGACACGTCCGCGCTGCGGGGTTGCAGACACTGACAGTCATGCAGCTTGGGCAGAGAGGATCAGTGCCCTGTTTGCTGGGCACCGGGCCAAAATGAGACGTAAGAAACGCTTTGCAAAGCCAG GAGTCGGACCTTCTTAG